The DNA sequence GAGGGTGGATGCGGTGATGAGCGGCGACGTCCGGTCGGTTGGCGAGGACGACACCTTGGAGACCGCCGCCCGCATCATGCGGAAGACCCAGATCCGGCGCCTGCCCGTGGTGGGTGCGGACAACCGGCTGGTGGGCATCGTGGCGCTGGGCGACATCGCCACCGACGCTCCGGACATGGCGGAGGAAACCCTGCGCCAGGTCTCCGAGCCGTCCGAACCCGATCGCAGCTGAGGGACTGCCTCCATCCGGCCGCCTCCGCGGGACGCGGCCTCGGGCGGTTCGGGTCCGGTCGGGGCGGCGCAGCGGCCATCCCGTCAGCGCGACCGCATTGCCGACGATGGCGCAGGCGATGCCGGCGATCGTCCAAGGCGTGGGGTCCAATCCCTTGAGCACGACGGAAACGCCGATGCCCACTGCCGGGAACAGGGCCGCCATGTGGCCCGAGC is a window from the Azospirillaceae bacterium genome containing:
- a CDS encoding CBS domain-containing protein, with product MTNAQQRLIRDVMTRDAQSIGPNDSIQRAAQLMDQLNVGALPVCEGERLIGMVTDRDITVRATAAGHSPTETRVDAVMSGDVRSVGEDDTLETAARIMRKTQIRRLPVVGADNRLVGIVALGDIATDAPDMAEETLRQVSEPSEPDRS